GCCAAGGCCGCGGGCATGCGTGCCGTGATCTGTGCCTCCACCGGCAACACCTCGGCCTCGGCGGCGGCCTACGCCACACGCGCCGGAATGACCTCGGCCGTGCTCGTGCCGCAGGGCAAGATCGCCATGGGCAAGCTCGCCCAGGCAGTGGTGCACGGCGCGCGCATCCTGCAGGTGCGGGGAAGCTTCGACGACTGCCTGGAACTGGCGCGCAAAACGGCGGTGGAGTACCCGGTGACGCTGGTCAACTCCGTCAATCCGGTTCGGTTGGCGGGTCAGAAGACGGCGGCTTTCGAGATCTGCGACGCCCTCGGCACGGCACCGGACGTCCACTGCCTCCCGGTGGGCAACGCGGGAAACATCACCGCCTACTGGGCCGGTTACCGCCAGTACGTCGACGAGGGGCGCAGCGAGCGCGCCCCGGCGATGTTCGGTTTCCAGGCCGCCGGCGCCGCACCGCTGGTTTCCGGTGAGCCCGTCGCGTCGCCCGAAACCGTGGCCACCGCGATCCGTGTCGGCAGCCCGGCCTCCTGGGCCGGGGCGGTGGACGCCAAGAACGCCTCGAACGGGTTGTTCGAGGCGATCACCGACGAGCGGATCCTGGAGGCTTATCGGCTGCTGGCCTCGAAGGAGGGCGTTTTCGTGGAGCCCGCCTCGGCTTCGAGCATCGCCGGGCTGCTCGCCACCTCGGCCGACGGTCGGTTGCCGAGCGGTTCCACTGTTGTGTGCACGGTCACCGGGCACGGCCTCAAGGATCCGGACACCGCGTTGGCCGACATGGTGGAGGTGGAGCCTCTCCCGGTCGATCCGGATGCGGTGGCCACGGCTCTGGAGCTGTCTTGAGTTCCGGTGCCGTCCTTCCCTCCGGTTACGACGCCGAATCGGCCGCGGGTGGAACGGATTCCGCTTTCCGGGTGACCGTTCCCGCTTCCACCGCGAATCTCGGTTCCGGGTTCGACACGCTGGCCGTGGCGTTGGCGCTGCACGATGTCGTGGAGATCACCCGCACCGATGCCGCACCGCGGACCGCGCGTGTCGAGGTCACCGGCTCCGGTGCCGGTGAGGTCCCCGTCGACGAGAGTCACCTGGTGGTTCGGGTGCTGCACGCGACCATGGATCGACTCGGTGTGCCACCGCCCGCGCTGCGGCTGCGTTGCACGAACGCCGTACCGCACGCGCGGGGGCTCGGTTCGTCCGCCGCCGCGATCGTCGCGGGGGTGGCAGCCGGTTATCGGCTGGCCGGGCTCGACGTTCGCGCCGAGCCGGTTCGTGCGGAGGCGCTGCGACTGGCGGCCTCCTACGAGGGACACGCCGACAATGTCGCGGCGGCGCTGTTCGGCGGGTTGATCGTCGCGTGGAATGTGGAAAATCGTTATCGATCCGTTCGGCTGGAACCGCATTCGGAGCTGGCTCCCGTGGTGTTCATACCCGGCGTGGAGTCCGCCACTCACACGATGAGGGGGTTGCTGCCGGAGACGGTGCCGCACTCCGACGCGGTGTTCGCCGCCGGGCGCACGGCTCTGGCCGTGCACGCGCTGACCACCGAGCCGGAACTGCTGCTCGAAGCCACCGAGGACCGGCTGCACCAGGAGTACCGCGGGCCCGCGATGCCGGAAACGCTGGAACTCGTCCACCGGCTCCGGAATAACGGAGTGCCGGCCGTCGTTTCGGGGGCAGGCCCCACGGTGTTCGCCCTGCCACGCGGCGGTGAGCTTCCCGATTCGTCGGTGGTGGGGGACTTCGAGGTCAGGCGGCTGGATGTGGACCGGACTGGTGTGCGGGTCGACCGGATGAGTTGACCGGGGCGGTGGTCACCGGCATCGTCCGTCGCTCGTCCTCGGGGCGGTGACACCGGTCCCAACTCGTCCCCGATGGGGTTTCCCGGCAGGTGTTCCGTGACGGTGGACCCCGATCGGGGCCGGGGTCGTGGTGGCCGGTGTTTCGAGTGGTATAAAGGGAATGTCGGCATCGCCGTCGTCGGACCGGCGGTCCTGCGAGGCCCGGGGCACGGTAGCCGGGGCCGGTGAATTCCCGTGCTGTCGCACCGGGTTCGTGGTTCGGCGGGTGAGACCGACAGACTCGTGACCGAGTAGGGGGCGCTCCAGCTGTGGGCGTGTCATGCTCTTGGTTGTTGCACCGGAGTGACTCGGCGTATACCCTCAAGGTCAATCAGTCACCGGGCGCATCGGCGCCGGTGCCTTGCCCGGGAGTTTCTTTCCGGGATGCATCCCTCGCTGTGAATCGACTGCACCTTACGGGTGAAGATCAGGATGGCGGGTGGCCGATCGCGGTGACCGAGGCAGGAGTTGTCAACTCAATGGGGTTCGCGTCGTCGAGTCGAACTTCACGCAGTTGCCGGTGTCGGACTGGGAGCTCTGGCGTTACGGATTGTGGTTCCGCACGGCAGTCACGAATAACTCGGTGACCACAGTGGAGGTTTCGGCCTCTCTGGTCACCGTATTCCGCGACCGCGCGGGATCGCGCTCCGAACGAACAGTGCGGACCTCCTCGACATCGGTCGATTCGGTGAGTCCGGTAACGAGTGAGCAGCAAGGTACGCATCCGGGAGTGGTGAACGGACACGGTCACGGTTGTTCCGGCAGGTGGTGGTACCGCTGTGGACGAGTGATATCACCACGGGTGCGCGAGTCGGGCGCCTCCGCTGCCCGGTGCTGCCGGTTTTCGAGTGGGTGCCGACACCACGCGCGCCGGGTGTCCTCGTCGAGTTCATTCGATAAAGGGGCCGGTAGCACTACAAGGCCGCTCGTGTTCGCAGCGAGCGGGGTAATCCGCTGGGCCGCGTAGGAGGCGCGGATCCGGTCAGGAAGGACATTCGTGAGCAACACCGATCTGTTGAGCAGCGAGACGACCAACGGCGTCTCTCCGTCCGGCCGGCAGGAGTCCGAGTCGCAGCAGGCAGCCTCCGGATCAGGAACCAACGGCAGCGCACGCCGCCGGGGTGGCCTGTCGGGCATGGTGCTCGCCGAACTGCGGCAACTCGCCGACGAATTGGGGATCGACACCACGGGCTTGCGTAAGGGCGACCTGATCGCCGCAATCAAGGAGCGCCAGGGAGGTACCGCCGCGCCACGCCAGGCGGAGTCCGGTACCCGTCAGCCGACTCTCGACCAGCAGGCGGCCCCGGAGAACAACACCCAGGACACCGAAAGCCGAGGCACCAAGGGTCAGCAGACCAAGGGGCGAGGCGGCAGGGATCAGGGCGCCGGGAACCGGACGGCGGAGCGGACGTCCGGCAAACCCGCCGCGGGCTCGCCCTCCGATAAGGACGATGCCCAGGACCCGGCCACCGAATCCGGCACCGAGAAACGCTCCAACGGTTCCGCACCGAATCGGGGCGGTTCACGTCGCTCCGGTAACGACGGATCCGGTGAGGAGGGACGCCGGAACAACCGTCGTCGCCGTTCCTCGCAGCGTCCGTCCGGCAACCAGGACCAGGACGAGCGCGGCGACCGCAACGACCGGGGCGGCGGCGCGGACGGCGGGGGTCGGGCGGAACGCACCGACAACCGCCAGGATCGCCAGGACCGCCAGGACGGCGGTAACGGTGACAGGCAGGAGAACCGTCGGGACGGTCGTGGCGAGAACAACCGCAACGACAACAACAGGCAGGACGACGAGGATCGCGGCAACAGGCGCAGCCGTCGTTTCCGGGACCGCAGACGCGGGCGTGGCCGTGGCGACAACGAGCCCGAGGTGCGCGATGACGACGTGCTGCTACCCGTGGCAGGCATCCTCGACGTGCTGGAGAACTACGCGTTCGTCCGGACCTCCGGCTATCTCGCCGGACCCAACGACGTCTACGTCTCGCTCTCGCTCGTTCGCAAGTACGGACTGCGTCGTGGCGACGCCCTCAAGGGTGTGGTCCGGCAGCCGCGTGAGGGTGAGCAGCAGCGGCAGAAGTTCAACCCGCTGGTGCGGGTCGACGCCATCAACGGGCTGGAGCCCGAGGCCGCCAAGAAGCGTTCGGAGTTCCACAAGCTCACTCCGCTCTACCCCAACGAACGGCTCCGTCTGGAAACCGACCCGCAGGGTATGACCAGCAGGGTTATCGACCTGGTCATGCCCGTCGGCAAGGGGCAGCGTGCGTTGATCGTCTCCCCGCCGAAGGCGGGTAAGACGATGATCCTGCAGTCGATCGCCAATTCGATCACCACGAACAACCCCGAGTGCCACCTGATGGTCGTACTCGCCGACGAGCGCCCCGAAGAGGTCACCGACATGCAGCGCTCGGTCAAGGGTGAGGTCATCGCCTCCACCTTCGACCGTCCGCCGTCGGACCACACCACGGTCGCCGAGCTCTCCATCGAGCGTGCCAAGCGGCTGGTCGAGATGGGACACGACGTGGTGGTGCTGTTGGACTCGATCACGCGTCTCGGCCGTGCCTACAACCTTTCCGCGCCGGCGTCCGGACGGATCCTGTCCGGTGGTGTGGACTCCACGGCGCTGTATCCGCCCAAGCGGTTCCTGGGTGCGGCACGCAACATCGAGAACGGCGGTTCGCTGACTATTTTCGCCACCGCGCTGGTGGAAACCGGTTCCGCCATGGACACCGTGATTTTCGAGGAGTTCAAGGGAACCGGCAACGCCGAGCTCAAGCTCGACCGCAAGCTGGCCAACAAGCAGCTGTTCCCGGCGGTGGACGTGGACGCCTCCAGCACTCGTAAGGACGAGCTGCTGATGTCGTCCGACGAACTGGCCGTGCACCAGAAGCTGCGCCGGGTGCTGGCGGCGTTGGACACGCAGCAGGCGCTCGAACTGGTCCGGGACCAGTTGCGCAAGACCCGTACCAACATCGAGTTCCTCACCCAGGTCGCCAAGACCACTCCGGGCAAGGAGGACGAGTAGGGGAGCGCGTGGGACGGGCTGTGTCGGTGGTGCGGTGAGCCGTCGCGAAGCGGCTCCCACCGCTTCTCGGGATGCCGAACCGACGTAGCGACACAAGCCCGACCCAAGCTCGAACCAAGCTCGACCCTTGCGGCTCGTGGAGTCCGTGACGAAATTCGCGGGCCAGGCCGTGCCCGGCCCGTGAGGTCACGTGAGGTGTCGCCTCGCGGCGTTGGGCCGCTCTCGAGTGGCGCGAGCTACGGGGACTCGACGAGCACCGACGCGAGCGGTTCACACCGTCCCCGGGCGCGCCTCCTCCGGGAATACCCACACTGCCTCGGGCGTTGCCGAGCAGCGGTCCCCGGTCTGACAGAATCGGGACCTGTTCCGGTTCCGGTGCCGGTTCACCTCCGGTTGACACCGCGAGGACCCGGTGCCACGAAGAGAGGACGAGACATGAAGAGCGACATTCATCCCGAGTACGTCGAGACCCAGGTCATCTGCGACTGCGGGCACAGCTTCACCACCCGCAGCACCAAGACCAGCGGGCACATCAGCGTCGAGGTCTGCTCCAACTGCCACCCGTTCTACACGGGCAAGCAGAAGATCCTGGACACCGGCGGCCGCGTGGCCAAGTTCGAGGCTCGGTACGGTCGTCGTCCGCAGAACGCTCGCACCAAGAAGTAGCCGGGTCCGCGGCGCCCGCCGTTTCGACAACGTGGCGGGCGCCGTTCTCGTATCGGACTCGTAGCGAAAGTGGGGAGCACCGTGGAGACGTCGAGGCTCGAGGAGTTGCTCGCCGAGTACACCGAGCTTGAAGGGCGGCTCGCGGATCCGGACGTGCATGCCGACCAGGCGCGTGCCCGTAAGCTCGGTAAGCGACACGCCGAGTTGACTCCGATCGTGCGCACGGCGCGAGAGCTCGAGAACGCCCGCTCCGACCTGGCCACCGCACGGGAACTCGCCGACGAGGACCCCGGTCTGGCCAGTGAGGCCGAGCAGCTCGAGCGGCGGATTCCGGAACTGGAGGACAGGCTCGCCGAACTGCTGGCGCCGCGGGATCAACGCGACGGCTCCGATGTCGTGCTGGAGATCAAGTCCGGCGAGGGCGGCGAGGAGTCGGCGCTGTTCGCCGGTGATCTGCTCCGGATGTATCTGCGGTTCGCCGAGCGGCAGGGTTGGCATGCCGAGATACTCGGCGCCACCGAATCCGACCTCGGCGGGTACAAGGACGTCATCGCCACGGTCAAGTCCAAGGGCGAGCCCGGTCTCGAAGGAGTTTGGTCCAAGCTCAAGTTCGAGGGCGGGGTGCACCGGGTGCAGCGTGTTCCCGTCACCGAGTCGCAGGGACGAGTGCACACCTCCGCCGCCGGTGTGCTGGTTTACCCGGAGCCGGAGGAGGTCGAGGTCGAGGTCGACGAGAAGGACCTGCGCATCGACGTCTACCGTTCCTCGGGCCCCGGCGGGCAGAGCGTGAACACGACCGACTCCGCGGTGCGGATCACACACCTGCCCTCGGGTGTCGTGGTGGCTTGCCAGAACGAGAAGTCGCAGCTGCAGAACAAGCTGCGCGCCATCCAGGTGCTGCGCGCTCGACTGCAGGCCATGGCCGAGGAAGAGGCCGAACGCGAGGTGGCGGAGACACGACGCAGCCAGGTCCGTACCGTGGATCGCTCGGAGCGGGTGCGTACCTACAACTTCCCGGAGAACCGGATCTCCGACCACCGCATCAACTTCAAGGCGTACAACCTCGACCACGTGCTCGAAGGTGAGTTGGATTCGGTGCTCGGCGCGTTGCGTGAGGCCGATCGGAACGAACGGATGCAGGCCGGGGTCTGATTCCGGTTTCCGCCCGATCCGCCGATCGGAGCCCGTGAGTCCGTCCGTGCTCGACCACCGGGAACGCCGGGCCTCGGTTGGTCCGTTCTCGGACGTCTCCGAAGCCTCCGGGGCAGCGCACGGTGAATCTCGCCGAACTCGCCCCCCGCGAGCATGCTGAAAGGATCGTTACCACCGTGGAACGAAAGCCGTTGCGGTTGGCCATCCTGGAAGGCGAGCGCGTGTTGGCAGCGGCGGGGATTCCCAGTCCACGTGCCGATGTGGAGTCACTCGCGGCTCACCTGCTCGGTGTCGAGCGCCCTCGGTTGCTGCTGCTGCCACCCCTCGAACCCGCCGTGCTCGACTCGTTGCAGGAGTTGGTACGTCGCCGCGCGGAGCGCGTCCCGCTGCAGCATCTGACCGGTACTGCCGCGCTGGGGAGCACGACGCTCTCCGTCGGCCCCGGCGTGTTCGTGCCTCGCCCGGAAACCGAGCAGTTGCTGGAATGGGCATTGACCCGCATCCGGTCGGTGCGTGACCCCCTCGTGGTCGATCTGTGCAGTGGATCCGGCGCGCTCGCGCTGGCCGTCGCCCGGCAGCGTACCGACGCTCGCGTGCTTGCCGTGGACAACGATCCGGCCGCGTTGGAATGGGCTCGGTACAACGCCGACTCGCTCCGTACCACCGCGGACACCTCCGTGGAGGTGGTCGCCGGGGACGTCACCGACCCCACCCTGCTCACCGGGTTCGACGGGATCGTCGACCTGGTGGTCTGCAATCCGCCCTACGTGCCGGAAGGCACTCCGGTGCCTCCGGAGGTGTGGGAGTACGACCCGTACACGGCGGTCTTCGCCGGTCGTGACGGTCTTGAGATCGTGCCGCACGTGCTGACGCGTGCCATCGGCCTGCTGCGTCCCGGTGGGGTTCTCGCGGTCGAGCACGACGACACGCACGCCGAGGCGGTGCCCGCGCTCATGAACGACAGCGGGACGCTGACCGAGGTGCGGGATCATTCGGATCTGGCGGGGCGGCCTCGTTTCGCCACGGCCGAGAAGAAGCCTCAGGGCCCCTCCGGGAGCTCGTGACGGAGCTCCTGCGCGCGGTCGGGCAGCCGTGCACGTGAGTCCGCGCCCCGCGGCGCGGCGATTTCGCGAGAGATCGACGCCGCCCCGAAGCGGTTCCGACGATGTGGGTCAGGATTCCCGCCACGTGGGTCAGGGATTCCCGCCACGGTTGAGGAACTCCCGTAGCGCGGCGTTGAACTCGCCGGGTTTCTCGCGGTGGCACCAGTGGCCGGCTTCGGTGAGCACCCGCAGTTCCGAGCCCGGCACGACATCGGCCGCCGTTCGGGAGACCTGGAGCGGAACCCGCCGGTCGGCCGCACCGTGGATCAGCATGGTCGGGCAGCGGACACGGTCCAACAGCGGCAGGTGGTTGAC
This portion of the Actinopolyspora lacussalsi genome encodes:
- a CDS encoding threonine synthase (product_source=KO:K01733; cath_funfam=3.40.50.1100; cog=COG0498; ko=KO:K01733; pfam=PF00291; superfamily=53686; tigrfam=TIGR00260), translating into MTSQAQLAASGAGTGWRGIIEAYGDRIGVPDDAEVVTLYEGNTPLVPAPYLSELTGCRVLVKVEGANPTGSFKDRGMTMAMTHAKAAGMRAVICASTGNTSASAAAYATRAGMTSAVLVPQGKIAMGKLAQAVVHGARILQVRGSFDDCLELARKTAVEYPVTLVNSVNPVRLAGQKTAAFEICDALGTAPDVHCLPVGNAGNITAYWAGYRQYVDEGRSERAPAMFGFQAAGAAPLVSGEPVASPETVATAIRVGSPASWAGAVDAKNASNGLFEAITDERILEAYRLLASKEGVFVEPASASSIAGLLATSADGRLPSGSTVVCTVTGHGLKDPDTALADMVEVEPLPVDPDAVATALELS
- a CDS encoding homoserine kinase (product_source=KO:K00872; cath_funfam=3.30.230.10,3.30.70.890; cog=COG0083; ko=KO:K00872; pfam=PF00288,PF08544; superfamily=54211,55060; tigrfam=TIGR00191), translated to MSSGAVLPSGYDAESAAGGTDSAFRVTVPASTANLGSGFDTLAVALALHDVVEITRTDAAPRTARVEVTGSGAGEVPVDESHLVVRVLHATMDRLGVPPPALRLRCTNAVPHARGLGSSAAAIVAGVAAGYRLAGLDVRAEPVRAEALRLAASYEGHADNVAAALFGGLIVAWNVENRYRSVRLEPHSELAPVVFIPGVESATHTMRGLLPETVPHSDAVFAAGRTALAVHALTTEPELLLEATEDRLHQEYRGPAMPETLELVHRLRNNGVPAVVSGAGPTVFALPRGGELPDSSVVGDFEVRRLDVDRTGVRVDRMS
- a CDS encoding transcription termination factor Rho (product_source=KO:K03628; cath_funfam=2.40.50.140,3.40.50.300; cog=COG1158; ko=KO:K03628; pfam=PF00006,PF07497,PF07498; smart=SM00357,SM00382,SM00959; superfamily=52540,68912; tigrfam=TIGR00767), whose product is MSNTDLLSSETTNGVSPSGRQESESQQAASGSGTNGSARRRGGLSGMVLAELRQLADELGIDTTGLRKGDLIAAIKERQGGTAAPRQAESGTRQPTLDQQAAPENNTQDTESRGTKGQQTKGRGGRDQGAGNRTAERTSGKPAAGSPSDKDDAQDPATESGTEKRSNGSAPNRGGSRRSGNDGSGEEGRRNNRRRRSSQRPSGNQDQDERGDRNDRGGGADGGGRAERTDNRQDRQDRQDGGNGDRQENRRDGRGENNRNDNNRQDDEDRGNRRSRRFRDRRRGRGRGDNEPEVRDDDVLLPVAGILDVLENYAFVRTSGYLAGPNDVYVSLSLVRKYGLRRGDALKGVVRQPREGEQQRQKFNPLVRVDAINGLEPEAAKKRSEFHKLTPLYPNERLRLETDPQGMTSRVIDLVMPVGKGQRALIVSPPKAGKTMILQSIANSITTNNPECHLMVVLADERPEEVTDMQRSVKGEVIASTFDRPPSDHTTVAELSIERAKRLVEMGHDVVVLLDSITRLGRAYNLSAPASGRILSGGVDSTALYPPKRFLGAARNIENGGSLTIFATALVETGSAMDTVIFEEFKGTGNAELKLDRKLANKQLFPAVDVDASSTRKDELLMSSDELAVHQKLRRVLAALDTQQALELVRDQLRKTRTNIEFLTQVAKTTPGKEDE
- a CDS encoding large subunit ribosomal protein L31 (product_source=KO:K02909; cath_funfam=3.30.50.20; cog=COG0254; ko=KO:K02909; pfam=PF01197; superfamily=143800; tigrfam=TIGR00105); the protein is MKSDIHPEYVETQVICDCGHSFTTRSTKTSGHISVEVCSNCHPFYTGKQKILDTGGRVAKFEARYGRRPQNARTKK
- a CDS encoding peptide chain release factor 1 (product_source=KO:K02835; cath_funfam=1.20.58.410,3.30.160.20; cog=COG0216; ko=KO:K02835; pfam=PF00472,PF03462; smart=SM00937; superfamily=75620; tigrfam=TIGR00019) → METSRLEELLAEYTELEGRLADPDVHADQARARKLGKRHAELTPIVRTARELENARSDLATARELADEDPGLASEAEQLERRIPELEDRLAELLAPRDQRDGSDVVLEIKSGEGGEESALFAGDLLRMYLRFAERQGWHAEILGATESDLGGYKDVIATVKSKGEPGLEGVWSKLKFEGGVHRVQRVPVTESQGRVHTSAAGVLVYPEPEEVEVEVDEKDLRIDVYRSSGPGGQSVNTTDSAVRITHLPSGVVVACQNEKSQLQNKLRAIQVLRARLQAMAEEEAEREVAETRRSQVRTVDRSERVRTYNFPENRISDHRINFKAYNLDHVLEGELDSVLGALREADRNERMQAGV
- a CDS encoding release factor glutamine methyltransferase (product_source=KO:K02493; cath_funfam=1.10.8.10,3.40.50.150; cog=COG2890; ko=KO:K02493; pfam=PF05175; superfamily=53335; tigrfam=TIGR03534), with product MERKPLRLAILEGERVLAAAGIPSPRADVESLAAHLLGVERPRLLLLPPLEPAVLDSLQELVRRRAERVPLQHLTGTAALGSTTLSVGPGVFVPRPETEQLLEWALTRIRSVRDPLVVDLCSGSGALALAVARQRTDARVLAVDNDPAALEWARYNADSLRTTADTSVEVVAGDVTDPTLLTGFDGIVDLVVCNPPYVPEGTPVPPEVWEYDPYTAVFAGRDGLEIVPHVLTRAIGLLRPGGVLAVEHDDTHAEAVPALMNDSGTLTEVRDHSDLAGRPRFATAEKKPQGPSGSS